A window of Chitinivorax sp. B genomic DNA:
CAGTTTCAGCTCAGGCAACGCAGGATCTGCCTGTACCCTGATCACACCGGCTTCGTCGCGAATACGCAATCGCACCGACTGGAAATTGGCCAGAAACGCATCGGGTGGCACGTTATAGGATCGATGCCCAGCCCCATCGAAAGCATTTGCATCAAGGGCTTGCTGTGACCAATAGACCCGATCCAGCACAACATCGCCGCGGATTTCCTTCACGCCACGCGACTGAAGCTCGCGCAGCATCAGCCACATTCGTTCCAGGTTCAACCTGGGATCTCCCCCACCACGCAGAATCAGATCACCTTGCAGCACACCGTGTTGCAGACTGCCATTGACATGAACATCCGTCCCCCAGGTATACACCGGCCCCAGCAATGACAACCCGGCATAGGTGGTCACCAGTTTCATGGTCGATGCCGGATTCATCGCCACATCGGGCCGATGAGCTAGGCGTGGCCTTTTGTCCTTGACCACTTTCACATACAGCGCCACGTCGCTTAACGGAATACGAGCACGGGCGAAGGCAGCACCAATATCCTTGGGCACCGCTGCAGCCCATACAGGTACCGGCAGCAATGCCGTGGCCATGCTGTAGCAGACCAAACGACCGGCAATACCGGTCCGGATAAAAGCGGGGGCTGAAAAGCGAAGGAATGACAACATGGCGCAACCTGACAACGACACTGAACGGCTGCCCACTCTACCCTGAGCGGCGTGACAGCTCAAGGCAGGATAGACATCACCGTCCGTTCTCGACATGACCAATCACGCTTCTGGTCAGGCCGATTTACCCCAGCGCTGGCGGAACCAGGTATCCAACGCCAGCTTGCCAGGGCCAAAGGCCACGACCACCAAAATCAACCCGCCCCACAGCCAATGGTGCAGTCGTGTAGCTTCATTGAGGGCATCATAGTAAGAGATCAGGGCAACCGCATTCAACACAGTCAGCCCTAGCGCGCCAAAGCGACCGGCCAGCCCCAAGGCCAGCAATACCGGCAATACCAGCTCCCCACCCGTGCCCAGCACAGCCGCCACGTTGGGTGCCAACACGGGCACCTTGTATTCCTCTTCAAACAACGCCAACGTGGTGTCCCAATTATCGATTTTGGTCAGACCGGAGCTGAAAAACACATTGGCAATGTAGAGGCGGATACCCAACAGCACCAGCGGCTGTAACATCTTGTCCAACAAAGCGATCGCACAATTGACCAAGGCGATCAGTCTGGCCGACAAGGTGATTGGCGAAGCAGTGATCGATTCCATGATTTGACTCCATTCTCTGCCCGTTAGCAGGTGGTAAATGAATTGGTACTGGTCGGCCAACAACGGCAAGCCGCTTCCCTGCCGGCGATTTGCCAGCAACCCGACCTTAAATGCAGAAACAGGAAAACTAGGCTGGCAGACTCAAGTTGATCACCAACTGATCCACCACCAGGCGCATCAATACGTCACCCAGCGCAAACTGCGGGTCTTTCTGAATAGCTGCCCCCACAGCATCACCCAATGCATCTCCAGTCATCAGCGCGGTACAAAAGGCCAGCTCGGCACCAACCAGCGCTCGTACCAGAACCCGATTGGTTCGACGGAACACCAGTGCACACTCCGGTCCTTGATCGAGTGCTGGCCATTCACCACCATGATGAGCCTGATAAATGCTGACCACGGGATAGCTGGCATGCAACAGTGAGGCTGCAGGATGAATATCCGCAATCAGCCGGGCCTGCTGTTCATTGCTATAGGTCGCCAGGCTGGCGGGGTCGAATGCAGGTACGTCATGCTCAAAATAGGCACGCCGCATGGCCCAGTCCAGCGCGGCCACATCCGGCAGATAGGGTAAGGTTTTAGCGGGCTCGAACTGCCGCAGAAAGGCACTGAATACATCGCCATACTGATGCAGATTGCCGGAATGCGAAGCCATGCAGCGGGCGTATTCGTGCGCCATGCCATCAAAGAATGCCTCGCCGACCAACTCCCGCACCGTTGGGTAAGCATCAACCAGGGCTCCGACACGATTGCACAATCGATTGTTGGCATAGGCAGACAAACCGCGCGTATGTGGGTCCCACTCCGACTCGACCAAGGTGCCATGAACAACGGCATCTGCGAAACGGCCTTGTACTGCAAACAATGGATTCATCCTTGCCCCTTTCAAACCAGACGTTCGCGGCAGGCAGTCAACATGTGCTCGGCGCGGGCTGCCTCCCGCTGCAATTCAGCCAGGCTGGGCAAGGCCGTGTCACGCTCAAGCAAGGTTGGCACCGGGCCAAAACGCTGATACGCCACTGCCAGCAGATCCCAGACCTTGTCACAGACCGGTGCGCCATGGGTATCGATCAGCAGCCCATCATCACGCGCTTCGAAACCGGCAATGTGGATCTCACCAATCGCATCAACAGGCAAGGCCGCCAATGCCTCCGCCGCATCTCGCCCCAGATTCCGCTGGTTGACATATAAATTGTTGATGTCCAGCAACAAGCCACAGCCAGTACGTACCACCAGCTCGGCCAGAAATTCACCTTCCGGGATCACATCCTCGGGAAAAGCCACATAACTCGACAGGTTTTCAATGAGAATCCTGCGTCCCAGCACGTGCTGAACCTGCCCGACCCGCTCCACCATATGGGCGAGCGCAGCCTCACTGTAGGGCAATGGCAATAGATCGTTGAAATAGTCGTTCTGCCAGGCGTTCCAGCATAGATGCTCCGAAATGGCAGCCGGATCAATACGATCGATCAACCGCGTCCATTCCGCCAGATGGGTTTGTCGTAACGGTTCCGCATTACCCAGGCCCAGACCGACGCCATGCAGGCTGATCGGTGCATGTGACCGGACCACTTCCAGTGCAGCCAGATTGGCACCGCCACCGAAGAAGTTCTCGGCATGTACCTCCCACCACGCAACAGTGGGCTGGGTTTCAATGACCTCCCGAATATGCGGCATGCGCAGGCCGATGCCGGCTGCGACAGGCAAAGCGGTAACAGGTGGCGGCATATGCAATCCTCAACATGAGGGCGTGCAAACAGGTGATGCACGCCCGACTTGGCTTGAATTGATGACAGATCCGGTCGGGACAACTACGTCAACCAACCTGGAACCGAATTACTTCTTGTCACCCGGCTTCAGGCTGCCACCCATCTTTTCACATGTGCCTTTGGCTACATATTTCCATTCGTTCGGGTCCTTATCGGCCTTGGCCTGACCCGCACAAGAATGGGAACCATTGGCTGCCGCACAGTCATTCTTGCCGGCGGTGGCGACACCAAAGCACTTTTCCTTCTCGGCTGCCATGGCCTGGCCGGTCACACCCATGGTCAACAAACCTGCCAACGCAGCACCAATCATCACTTGCTTCTTATCCATTTACTTTCCTTTCCTGCGGTTGAATGACGGCGTTACCGCCCAAGATTCAAAACAGCCAATTACGAGCCATTTGCAGCGTTTGTCGGTGGGGCTGGCAAATTCTTACACATCATTTGGAAAAACTTGTGCAACCCGCGCCACAGCAGCCTGCACAACTGATGCCGACGTGATGACTATAGCATCTGACAAGTCATCATGTTTTTTGATTTCGCACATCAGTATGACTGTTAACCTCGGGATAACCCCAATCACGATGGGCATCGCCCAACATGACATCGGTTCAATCAATTCGCTTTATCAGAAATTGCGATTAGACCCGCCATTTTGTGCGGGAGTAGATTGCTTTTCACATCAACTACCAATTGATGATCACCAGAATAAGGAGGATGACCATGAATGATGATCTGTTGAAACGTGTACTCGAACACCAGTACTTTGACGAGCTGGTCCGCAAAAAGACCAGCTTCGGCTGGACACTCACGGTGGTGATGCTTGCCATTTATTTTGGTTTCATCCTGCTGGTGGCCTTTACCCCGAAAACGTTGGGCGCTGCATTGGGCGGTGGCGTGATGACGCTGGGCATCCCAGTCGGCATCGCCGTGATCCTGTCAGCGTTTCTGCTGACAGGTGTTTATGTCCGCCGCGCAAATCGCGAATTTGATGTGCTGAATGCCGCCATCGTTGAAGAGGTCAAATCATGAACAAGCTACTTGTAACAGGTTGCGGAGCCCTGCTCGCCCTGGCTACCCCGGTGGCCCTGGCTGGCGAGGCCCTGACTGGCGACGTGAAGCGCCAACCGTTGAATTGGCACGCCATCATCATGTTTTTTGCATTTGTCGCGTTCACCCTGGGCATCACTTGGTGGGCGGCTCGCCGCACCAAATCCGCGAAGGATTTCTATGCCGCCGGCGGCTCCATCACCGGCTTTCAGAATGGGTTGGCCATTGCCGGGGATTACATGAGTGCCGCCTCATTTCTGGGGATTTCGGCCATGGTATTTGAGAAAGGCTACGACGGCCTGATCTATTCCATCGGCTTCCTGGTAGGCTGGCCGATCATCCTCTTCCTGGTGGCGGAACGGCTACGTAACCTAGGCAAATACACTTTTGCAGACGTGGCCAGCTATCGGCTGCAACAAACCCCCGTCCGCATGTTGGCCGCGACCGGGACACTGGTTGTGGTCGCACTGTACCTGATCGCTCAGATGGTCGGGGCAGGCAAGCTGATTCAACTGTTGTTCGGAATGAACTACACCTCAGCCGTGGTACTGGTTGGCATCCTCATGGTGATGTATGTGATGCTCGGTGGCATGCTGGCCACCACCTGGGTACAGATCATCAAAGCGATCATGTTGCTGTCGGGCGCAACCTTCATGGCTTACATGGTGATGTCGCAAGTCGGCTTCAGCCCGGAAAAGATGTTTGCAGCCGCCGTGGCGGTTCATGACAAGAAAGCCGCCATCATGTCACCAGGGCAGTTGGTATCCAACCCGATCGATGCTGTCAGCCTTGGCTTGGCACTGATGTTTGGCACCGCCGGCCTGCCGCACATTCTGATGCGCTTTTTCACCGTGAAAGATGCCAAGGAGGCACGCAAATCTGTGTTCTTTGCGACCGGGTTCATCGGCTATTTCTACATCCTGACCTTCATCATCGGATTTGGTGCCATCATGCTGGTATCGACCAATCCGGAATTCAAGGATGCAGCAGGCAAGCTGATTGGCGGGAACAACATGGCTGCCGTCCACCTGTCGAAAGCAGTCGGCGGGGATCTGTTCCTCGGCTTTATTTCGGCAGTGGCTTTCGCCACCATCCTGGCCGTGGTTGCAGGCCTGACCCTGTCAGGCGCGTCAGCCGTGTCACACGACCTTTACGCCAACGTGTTTGCCCGCGGCAAAAGCAATGAAGTGTATGAGCTGCGTGTATCCAAATATGCGACCGTGGTGCTGGGTATATTGGCCATTGTGCTGGGTGTTGCCTTCGAGAAACAGAATATTGCCTTCATGGTCGGACTGGCGTTCTCGATCGCTGCATCCAGCAACTTCCCAGTACTGTTCCTGAGCATGTTCTGGAAAGGGTTGACCACGCGTGGCGCGGTGATTGGCGGCTTTGTCGGGTTGAGTTCTGCCGTACTGTTGATCGTGCTCGGCCCAACCGTATGGGTAGACGTACTGAAGCATCAAGATGCATTATTTCCATATAAAAACCCTGCCATCTTCTCAATGACACTCGCCTTCTTTACAACATGGCTGTTATCTGTACTGGATGGAAGCCATAATGCGACACGCGAACAAAATGCATTTTTGCCACAATTTGTACGATCAATGACAGGAATCGGTGCCGAAGCTGCGTCACGGCACTGAGACAAATGGCGACGATGCCGCATCTGGCAAGCATTTGACCAATAGCGGGTCATCGTACGGGGCCCTGCGCACATCTCACCGCGCAGGGCTTTTTTTTGCCGGTCAAAGCATGTAGTGCAATCAGCACCGCTGATTTCCAGCATCAGAAAATGCAATTGGATTTCTAAAACACGCACTCCTAGAGTGTTAAACAAATCGGAGCAGGTTATGGATACCCTTCAGCCCAACGCACAACAGGCCACTCCTCATACCATCAGGCCGCCTCAAACAGGAAAGGAACCCAGCATGTCCACCATCGACTCGATCCTGAAGGAAACGCGAGTCTTCGAACCGACAGACGAGTTCAAGCGCAAGGCCACGATTTCAGGCATGGAAGCCTACAATCAACTGTGCGATCAGGCGAATGAACACTATGCTGGCTTCTGGGGCGAATTGGCGCGCGAACGCATCACCTGGAAGAAAATGTTCACGCGCGTGCTGGATGAGACCAACCCACCCTTCTTCAAATGGTTTGACGATGGCGTGCTGAACGTCTCCTACAACTGCCTGGATCGCCACCTATCCCAACTGGCCAACAAGATTGCCATCATTTTCGAAGCCGATGAAGGCCAAGTCACCCGCGTCACCTATGCCGAGCTGTATCGCCGGGTATGCCAGTTCGCCAATGGACTGAAAAGCCTGGGGGTAAAAAAAGGTGACCGTGTAGTGGTCTACATGCCCATGAGCATTGAAGCCGTGGTGGCCATGCAGGCCTGCGCCCGGATTGGTGCAATTCATTCGGTGGTATTCGGTGGTTTCTCGGCGAAATCCCTGCAAGAACGCATTATCGATGCCGGCGCCCGTGTCGTGATCACCGCCAATGAAGGGTTACGTGGCGGCAAACCGGTCGCGCTGAAATCCGTGACCGACGAGGCAATGGAAATGGGTGGCTGCGACGTCGTCGAGAAAGTTGTGGTCTATCAACGCACCAACAATGGTTGCGCGCAATGGCATGACAGCCGTGACATCTGGTGGCACAAGCTGACCGAAGACCAGCCTGAAGACTGCGAACCGGAATGGGTGAATGCAGAGGACCCGCTGTTCATCCTTTATACCTCCGGCTCGACCGGCAAACCCAAAGGCATTCAGCACAGCTCTGGCGGTTACCTGCTGGGGGCAATCAATACCATGCTATGGTCGTTTGATTACAAGCCCAACGACATCTTCTGGTGCACCGCAGACGTGGGCTGGATTACCGGCCACAGTTATGTGACTTATGGCCCGCTTGCCGTTGGCGCCACTCAGGTCATTTTTGAAGGCGTCCCCACTTATCCAGATGCAGGCCGTTTCTGGAAAATGATCGAACGTCACAAAATCACCACCTTCTATACCGCACCGACAGCCATTCGCTCGCTGATCAAACTAGGCGCCGATCTACCCAATCAATACGACCTATCCAGCCTGCGGTTGCTGGGTACGGTGGGGGAACCGATCAACCCTGAAGCCTGGATGTGGTATTACGAAGTGGTCGGCAAACGCCGTTGCCCGATTGTTGACACTTGGTGGCAAACTGAAACCGGCAGCCACATGATTACCCCCATGCCCGGTGCCGTACCAACCAAACCCGGCTCGTGCACGTTACCTGTTCCCGGCATCATCGTAGACATTGTCGATGAATCCGGTGCACCGGTCGAGCCCGGTAAAGGTGGCTTTCTGGTCATCAAACGCCCATGGCCGTCCATGGTTCGCACGATCTGGGGTGATCCGGAACGCTTCAAGAAAACCTACTTCCCGGAAGAATTCAACGGCCAGCTATATCTAGCCGGGGATTCCGCCCATCGAGACGAAAACGGCTACTACTGGATCATGGGCCGTATCGATGATGTACTCAATGTTTCCGGCCACCGCCTGGGCACGATGGAAATCGAATCTGCCCTGGTTGCCAACCCGCTGGTTGCCGAAGCAGCCGTGGTCGGCAAACCGCACGAGGTAAAGGGGGAAGCGGTAGTGGCTTTTGTGGTGTTGAAGAAAACCCCAGCATCGAGAGAGGAAGCGCTGCAAATCGCCAAGAACCTGCGCGAATGGGTCAGCCATGAAATCGGTGCCCTTGCCCGCCCCGAAGAAATCCGCTTTGGCGAGAACCTGCCCAAGACCCGCTCTGGCAAAATCATGCGCCGCCTGCTGCGATCCCTGGCCAAAGGTGAACAAATCACACAGGATGTCTCGACGCTGGAAAACCCAGCCATCCTGCAACAATTGCAAGAAGCGGTGAACTGAATCTCCCTGGTTCACCGATGGCGTGGTTGACGCGTGCCTTTCAAAGGCACGCGTTTTTTTATGCCTCCACGGTCGCAAGTTTTAGGTTTGATGTCCCCTTACCCGCTGTCGGGGTCAGCATAAACATGGCTGGTGTGCACCACTTTGCCGTTGATGCTCACCCGAGTTTGACGTGTGCCATGACAAGGCGGTGCTTTTCCTATGGGTGCGAACCCCGGGGTTCGACAGAAAAATCCGTAAGCAACTGATTATGCGAGAAACCCGCATTCAGAATTGGCACTACAGCGCTTTGATAGAGGCGCTCGGGGAGGCGGATGGTGTCGAAGAGTTCCTTCTGTTCCGGGGTAAAGGTCGTCAGACCGGCAGCGGACTGGCGTTGATGCAACGTGATCTGATGAAACTGAATGCGCCGCACGATTTCCAGCGCCCGCTCCGGGGATAGCTGGCTGTGCCGGGCCTTGAGGCGTATCCGCAGCTCCCGGCAGAGAATCAGGATGAGGAAGCAGATCAGCGCGTGCGCCCGAATCCGGTTCGGCAAGCGGTGGAAGACCGGGGCGATCTCGATTTCGGATTTGAGTACCCGGAAGCCACGCTCGATGTCGACAACTGTCTTGTAGCGGCTGACGATCTCGGCCGAGGTATGGTCCGGCATGTTGGAGACCAGGATCAACCGACAGGTCGGCCTGCACATCACCCTTTTCGAGGCTTGCTCAGTGTTCACTCACATTACGGCCTGCAGGGTCGCCAAGTCACTTAATGACCCTCTACACCAAAGGCGTCAACCACTTCGTTACCTCCATGATTGCTCTGATTGCTTCCGGCGGGAGCAAATTTCGCCGGGTGGGGTTTGCATCCCACTGGAAAAGCACTACCTTGTCACGGTGCACCCGGGTGAGCACATCCATAGGACGCGGTTTTCTGGCTACAAATAAAACGACCCGATCAGCGGTAAACCAATCAGGTCGCTCACTATCTAGTCCGAGAACATGGGCACGTTACAGCCCATTCCAAACAAATGCCCAACAATCCAAAGATCCCGTCATTGTGAAATGACTTCTCTCCAAGTTACACGGCGCCCCTTACCCCCAGCACCCACAATCGGAATATCAATTACAGGATTTTTACCATCAACAGTCCGACCAACCCCCTTTACTGCACCACTTGCTGTTTGAACAACCGCACCAGATACTGATAGGGAATCAACAACCTTAACGGAACTACCAGTCCCTTTTTTGAAGTCAAGGAAGTAAGCCCGCGTAAATCCCCCACCAGAGCACGATTCAGGCTCAAGATTTTCAGGAGTATTCGTCCAAAGCACCAATGTGCCTGACACAATACGCGGATCAATGGTTGCCTTTTCTCCACCATAAGTTAGCTCTGCATAAAATCCATCTCTGACATTCCAATCCAACGGATCCCCAGTCACCGTCCCAGCCAAAGTAAGTTTATCAATAGCAATAGTACGCTTCTCTAACTTTGTAGTAGCCGTTGTTGCGTCTTTATCTGCCACACCATACAAGAAATGCTTAGTGGAAAGGTTGGTCAAATCACTCGCGGCAAGCAACTGGCCTGTACCAAAATAAACAACCCGCTTTCCATTGACTTCAGCCAATTCAGGCTTGACCGTAATTGGCTGACTTGAACCCAAGTCAATCAATTTCATTGCAGTCCCACCCTGAAGATCAAAACGCCACATCGCACCGTTGAGGTCGCCGCCATATACAAACTGCGTTTTATTATCCGCGTCGAAGTCATCAACCCACCCTGATAACTTGGCCAATCCCGCAACCGCACCCGTTGGAATTTGCTTGATTACCGTACCCGTTTTTGCATCCAACACGACCACTTTATCTTTGGTAGCGTTATAGCCTGAACTAATAACGACAACCCAACGCTCAGTAGCACCATCTTGGATTTTGGTAATAATTGGACGACCAAAACTATAGCCCAAGTCAGCATCCTGATATTCCCAGAGCGCAACCGGCTTATCCGCACTGGAAATATCCAAAGCATAATAGCCTTTACCACCCTTATTAAAGCCACCTACAAGGATGGATTTCCAAGCGCCATCATATATATCGGATATAGTTGGCATCGCATCAAC
This region includes:
- a CDS encoding DUF485 domain-containing protein, which encodes MNDDLLKRVLEHQYFDELVRKKTSFGWTLTVVMLAIYFGFILLVAFTPKTLGAALGGGVMTLGIPVGIAVILSAFLLTGVYVRRANREFDVLNAAIVEEVKS
- a CDS encoding DoxX family protein → MLQPLVLLGIRLYIANVFFSSGLTKIDNWDTTLALFEEEYKVPVLAPNVAAVLGTGGELVLPVLLALGLAGRFGALGLTVLNAVALISYYDALNEATRLHHWLWGGLILVVVAFGPGKLALDTWFRQRWGKSA
- the acs gene encoding acetate--CoA ligase; protein product: MSTIDSILKETRVFEPTDEFKRKATISGMEAYNQLCDQANEHYAGFWGELARERITWKKMFTRVLDETNPPFFKWFDDGVLNVSYNCLDRHLSQLANKIAIIFEADEGQVTRVTYAELYRRVCQFANGLKSLGVKKGDRVVVYMPMSIEAVVAMQACARIGAIHSVVFGGFSAKSLQERIIDAGARVVITANEGLRGGKPVALKSVTDEAMEMGGCDVVEKVVVYQRTNNGCAQWHDSRDIWWHKLTEDQPEDCEPEWVNAEDPLFILYTSGSTGKPKGIQHSSGGYLLGAINTMLWSFDYKPNDIFWCTADVGWITGHSYVTYGPLAVGATQVIFEGVPTYPDAGRFWKMIERHKITTFYTAPTAIRSLIKLGADLPNQYDLSSLRLLGTVGEPINPEAWMWYYEVVGKRRCPIVDTWWQTETGSHMITPMPGAVPTKPGSCTLPVPGIIVDIVDESGAPVEPGKGGFLVIKRPWPSMVRTIWGDPERFKKTYFPEEFNGQLYLAGDSAHRDENGYYWIMGRIDDVLNVSGHRLGTMEIESALVANPLVAEAAVVGKPHEVKGEAVVAFVVLKKTPASREEALQIAKNLREWVSHEIGALARPEEIRFGENLPKTRSGKIMRRLLRSLAKGEQITQDVSTLENPAILQQLQEAVN
- a CDS encoding DUF692 domain-containing protein: MPPPVTALPVAAGIGLRMPHIREVIETQPTVAWWEVHAENFFGGGANLAALEVVRSHAPISLHGVGLGLGNAEPLRQTHLAEWTRLIDRIDPAAISEHLCWNAWQNDYFNDLLPLPYSEAALAHMVERVGQVQHVLGRRILIENLSSYVAFPEDVIPEGEFLAELVVRTGCGLLLDINNLYVNQRNLGRDAAEALAALPVDAIGEIHIAGFEARDDGLLIDTHGAPVCDKVWDLLAVAYQRFGPVPTLLERDTALPSLAELQREAARAEHMLTACRERLV
- a CDS encoding cation acetate symporter — protein: MNKLLVTGCGALLALATPVALAGEALTGDVKRQPLNWHAIIMFFAFVAFTLGITWWAARRTKSAKDFYAAGGSITGFQNGLAIAGDYMSAASFLGISAMVFEKGYDGLIYSIGFLVGWPIILFLVAERLRNLGKYTFADVASYRLQQTPVRMLAATGTLVVVALYLIAQMVGAGKLIQLLFGMNYTSAVVLVGILMVMYVMLGGMLATTWVQIIKAIMLLSGATFMAYMVMSQVGFSPEKMFAAAVAVHDKKAAIMSPGQLVSNPIDAVSLGLALMFGTAGLPHILMRFFTVKDAKEARKSVFFATGFIGYFYILTFIIGFGAIMLVSTNPEFKDAAGKLIGGNNMAAVHLSKAVGGDLFLGFISAVAFATILAVVAGLTLSGASAVSHDLYANVFARGKSNEVYELRVSKYATVVLGILAIVLGVAFEKQNIAFMVGLAFSIAASSNFPVLFLSMFWKGLTTRGAVIGGFVGLSSAVLLIVLGPTVWVDVLKHQDALFPYKNPAIFSMTLAFFTTWLLSVLDGSHNATREQNAFLPQFVRSMTGIGAEAASRH
- a CDS encoding DUF2282 domain-containing protein; the encoded protein is MDKKQVMIGAALAGLLTMGVTGQAMAAEKEKCFGVATAGKNDCAAANGSHSCAGQAKADKDPNEWKYVAKGTCEKMGGSLKPGDKK
- a CDS encoding DNA-binding domain-containing protein gives rise to the protein MNPLFAVQGRFADAVVHGTLVESEWDPHTRGLSAYANNRLCNRVGALVDAYPTVRELVGEAFFDGMAHEYARCMASHSGNLHQYGDVFSAFLRQFEPAKTLPYLPDVAALDWAMRRAYFEHDVPAFDPASLATYSNEQQARLIADIHPAASLLHASYPVVSIYQAHHGGEWPALDQGPECALVFRRTNRVLVRALVGAELAFCTALMTGDALGDAVGAAIQKDPQFALGDVLMRLVVDQLVINLSLPA